Proteins encoded in a region of the Cydia pomonella isolate Wapato2018A chromosome 3, ilCydPomo1, whole genome shotgun sequence genome:
- the LOC133516426 gene encoding 6-phosphogluconolactonase, translating to MTIIKVANETEVISKLSMYVEKISNDAIYNRGKFYIGLSGGSVLKFLCEGLPKVNTVWSKWTLAFCDERVVPEDNEDSTFGVYKRELIPKTELKEEQFVVLKQGVPAEEAAKDYTEKLKSAFNSEEFKFDLLLLGMGPDGHTCSLFPGHPLLEETSLKVAAITDSPKPPPARITLTFPVINSARNCIFAISGAGKADMVKRILKDKEDLPSARVKPQGALYWIVDNAAAAHI from the exons atgacGATCATAAAAGTAGCAAATGAAACTGAGGTGATTAGTAAGCTAAGTATGTATGTGGAGAAAATATCGAACGACGCTATTTACAATCGGGGAAAGTTTTACATTGGGTTATCag GTGGTTCCGTGCTTAAGTTCCTCTGTGAAGGGCTGCCGAAGGTCAACACTGTGTGGTCGAAATGGACCCTGGCGTTCTGCGACGAGCGGGTAGTACCAGAGGACAATGAGGACTCCACGTTCGGCGTTTACAAGAGGGAACTCATACCTAAGACTGAATTAAAAGAGGAGCAATTTGTTGTCTTGAAACAAGGTGTCCCCG CTGAAGAAGCAGCAAAAGACTATACAGAAAAACTAAAATCAGCCTTTAACAGTGAAGAATTCAAATTTGACCTGCTCCTCCTGGGCATGGGGCCCGATGGCCACACTTGTTCCCTGTTTCCGGGACATCCACTACTGGAAGAAACCAGCTTGAAGGTGGCAGCCATCACAGACTCTCCAAAACCACCTCCAGCAAGGATCACATTGACATTCCCTGTGATAAACTCGGCAAGGAATTGTATTTTTGCTATTAGTGGGGCAGGGAAGGCAGACATGGTGAAG CGTATCTTAAAGGATAAGGAAGACCTGCCTTCAGCTCGCGTGAAGCCGCAAGGCGCGCTGTACTGGATTGTCGAcaacgccgccgccgcgcataTATGA